Proteins from one Gossypium raimondii isolate GPD5lz chromosome 8, ASM2569854v1, whole genome shotgun sequence genomic window:
- the LOC105793629 gene encoding uncharacterized protein LOC105793629: protein MAEQQQVKPLVPAAFRDEEEALSTQLNLRKRRYVQCCGCISALSLILAVVVLVLFFTLFRIHDPKIKINSVTIQRLELINGSLRNDVNVTLLADVSVTNPNVATFKFSNSTTLIYYGGRVIGEAIHLQGQAKARRTLLRNVTVELDPEKIEAVPSFRSDLNSGAFSISSYSTISGRVKILKIVKKRVVVRLNCTTTYRISGRQFVGESCRPELDF, encoded by the coding sequence ATGGCCGAGCAGCAGCAAGTCAAGCCCTTAGTCCCGGCAGCCTTCAGAGACGAGGAAGAAGCCTTGTCTACGCAATTGAATCTGAGAAAGAGAAGATATGTGCAGTGCTGCGGTTGCATCTCCGCGCTTTCCTTAATCCTAGCGGTTGTAGTTCTCGTGCTGTTTTTCACTCTTTTTCGCATACACGATCCCAAGATCAAGATCAACTCTGTAACCATCCAGCGCCTGGAGCTTATAAACGGAAGTCTCAGGAATGATGTGAATGTTACACTTTTAGCCGATGTTTCAGTGACGAACCCCAATGTGGCAACCTTCAAATTCAGTAACAGCACAACGCTGATTTACTATGGTGGGAGGGTGATCGGTGAGGCCATCCATCTCCAAGGGCAGGCCAAGGCACGGCGTACACTGCTGAGGAATGTGACGGTGGAATTAGATCCTGAGAAAATTGAGGCCGTTCCAAGCTTTAGGAGCGATCTTAATTCAGGGGCGTTCAGCATAAGCAGTTACAGTACAATTTCGGGTCGagttaaaatacttaaaattgtaaagaaaCGCGTTGTGGTTAGATTAAATTGTACCACGACTTATAGAATCTCGGGAAGACAGTTCGTCGGAGAAAGTTGCAGGCCTGAACTAGATTTCTAG